The genomic DNA GTACACCGTCACTCCGCCGCCAGCGCCGCCGAGTGCATAAAGCACGCCGTTGGCTTTCTCGGGAACTTCGAGATCAATCGTGATCTTATTGCTTTGGCGGCCGATACCCGGCGCAGCGAACTCCGGCATTCGCTTCGTGTTGGCGGTAAAGTTCCAACTTTTGTAAGCGGTCTTCACGCGGTCTTCAGGGTGCAGCCGCAGCCATAGTCCTGCTCCAATTGGAAAGTCGTTGTTGTCTTCTGCCAGCGCCAGAAACTGTTTCTTCAGTTCTTCGAGCTTCTGAGGTTGGTCCGCCGCTAGGTTGTTGGCTTCTGAAAAATCTTCGCTGATGTTGTAGAGCTCCCATTCATCCGAAGCAGAATCCCACTTCGCAACGCGAGGAACCGATGCCGGTGTGTTCCACGGAATGAACGGGCCAAACGCACAGGCAACCCAGCCGTCCTTGTAGATCGCGCGGCTGCCGTTGTTGTCAAAGAACTGGACGTCCTTTTTGGTTTGTGCATCGCCGTCAGTAAAAGTGTAAGCGAGACTCGTGCCGTCGATCTCGATCTGGTCCAGACCATTGACGGTCCGCGGCGGAGTGATCCCCAGTATTTCGTAGATCGTCGGTGCGATGTCGACGACGTGATGAAACTGGTCGCGGATCGTTGTGTCGGGTTTGATCCCCTTTGGCCACGAGACAACCATTGGATTCCGAGTGCCGCCGAAATGTGAGGCGACCAACTTGGTGGCTTTGAATGGAGTACTGCCGGCCCAAGCCCATCCCGAATGATACATGTTGTCCGTCTTGGGCGAGCCCAACGCATCGAGTCCGCCGATCTTGTCGAGTGCAGCAATTTGTTGTTCGACGGTGTTGGGAATATTGTTCTGCGCAAGCAACTCACTGATCGAACCTTCCTGTCCTTCGGCGCTCGATCCATTATCGCCCCAGATGTAGAAGATCAACGTGTTATCGCGCAGCCCACGTTCCTCCAGTCCGGCAACCAATCGGCCGACCTGCGCGTCGGTGTGTTCGGCGAAGCCAGCGAAGATCTCCATCCCACGACGTTGAAATGCGAGCTGGTCTTCGGGGATGTCTTCCCACGCGGTCATCGTGGGGTCGCGCGGCGTGAGTTTCGTTCCTGGAGGAATGATCCCCATTTCGAGTTGTCGTTGGTGAACGCGCTCGCGGTAGGCATCCCAACCGTCGTTGAACTTGCCTTTGTATTTGTCGGCCCACTCGGGAAAGATATGGTGTGGACCATGGACTCCGCCGGATGCCCAATACATCAAAAAGGGTTTGTCGGGAGCAAACGCCTGTTGATCATCGAGCCACGCGAGCGCCTTGTCGGTCAAATCTTCGGTGAGGTGATAGCCTTCATCTTCCGGCGGTTCGACGGCGTCGTAGTTTTCGACCAGTCGCGGTTCCCACTGCGATGTTTCGCCGGCCAGGAAGCCATAAAAGTATTCGAAGCCGTAACCGTTGGGCCAGCGATCCTTCGGGCCGATCGAAGTCGTTTCTGTCGCCGGGGTGTTATGCCATTTCCCAAACGCGGAGGTGTGATATCCATACTGTTTCAGCACCTCGGCAAATGTAGCGGCCGTCTTGGGGATAACACCTGTGTAACCGTCGAAGGCAACCGCCCGTTCGGCGATCGTCCCCGAAGATACACGCGTGTGGTTCCGCCCCGTCAACAACGCAGCTCGAGTAGGCGAACAGATCGATGTTGTGTGAAAGGCGTTGTATCGCAGTCCTTCGTTCGCAAGCTTGGTCAACGTCGGCGTGTGGACCTCCCCACCAAAAGTCTCCGAGATTCCAAAGCCCACATCGTCGACAAGCACAACTAAGATATTCGGCGAATCCTTGGGCAATCGTTGCGCAGGCTCGGGCCATTTCATCTGCGAATCTTGCAACCGAGGTTTCGTGACGCTCTTCATTTCCTGCGGAGGAAACGGAAGAACCGATCCGTCATCGGGAGGAGATTGCGAGAGGAGTTGGTTCGGTTGGATCGCTGCGAGCAAGCTCAGGAAACCGGCACAGAATAGAGTTCTTATCATTACGTTTTCCCGAAGCTCTTGAATCGTATTAACAACAGGTAAGGAACTCGCCGCCGACGTCAGGGTGTGAGGCAGAGGCGAGCGAGGAATCGCGGATCGCGCTGCGGCGAATTACAGCCCGACGTCTTTGGGTGGATACTTTTTGAAGGTCGCAGCATGTTGCTTAAGCTTCCCAAGGACCGTTGCCAGGAATGCATTTCGGCGGTGGCCGACTGGCATCTGTTCCTTCGGGTCGATGTAGAGGTTGAACAGCCACGGTGCTAGTCCAACATCCTGTATGGTCGCGTAGTCGATATGCATGTGCGTCGATTCGGGAAGTGCAACCTTAAGGTGTACTTTATATTCCCGCATCCGGCAGGCCATCAGTTCCGTGCCCCACCAAAAGTAGACGGCTTCACGTTGGGAATGACCTTCGTCGTGAAGCAGGAACGAAGTTTGATCGATGAAGTCGTAATACCGATCGGTTGGCAAGGTGTCGTGTTTGACACCACCGACGTTAAGGGCGACGCCGAAGAGATCCATCAGGTCGAACAGGTCATCGCTTTCGCGGCCCGGTTCGATCATTCCTTTCCAGTAGGCGATGCCGGGAACCCGGACACCTCCTTCAAACGTGGTCCCCTTCGCGCCACGAAACGGCGTGTAGCCCGCGTCGGGCCATCCATCCATCTGCGGGCCGTTGTCGCTGGTGAAGAAGACGAACGTGTTCTCCAGCACGCCCGCCTCGTCTAAGGCTTTGATGATTTCACCGACGTGCAGATCGACTTCCGCAACGGCTTCCTTGTAGAAGTACTTCGCGGCGCTCAGAGACCCGAGATCTGGGTTGGGAAAGTTGTCGCAGTGAACCTTCATGAAACAATGTTCGATGAAGAAGGGCTTGTCCCCTTTGGCCAACTCTTTGATCTTCTCAATCGTGAAATCTGCCAGGACCTTTTCGGCTCGCCCCATGTCTTCGAGCGATTGCACCTGTGCAAGCTTCTCGGTGCGGCCCCCCTTGAAACCGTGGGTGAGGTGATTGTCAGGCGCGATCGCCTCGAAGGCCCGCATTCGTTCCGGATCGTTGACGAGATCGGGGAACCGGCGGGAATCGAACCGTTGGGAGATCTCCTTCTGCGCCGGGTAGTAGCCGTAATATTCATCGAATCCGATATCGTGCGGCCGCATTCCCTCGGGTTCTCCCACATGCCATTTACCGGTGAGCATCGTGAAATAGCCGGCGTCGCTGAGCAACCTTGCCAAGCTCACTTCGTCCGCCCAAGGATTCTTGGTGAGTTTGTCGCCCGCTAGGATCGGCCGCGTCAATCCGGTTCGGTGAGGGAGTCGCCCTGTCAGAATCGCCGAACGCGTTGGCGTGCATGTCTGTTGCGAATAACAACTGGTCAGCTTCAGCCCTTCCCTCGCCAAGCGATCGATATTCGGAGTCGCTGCACCGACCGCGGCACCGCCGCCATAACATCCCGGGTCGCCGTATCCCATGTCATCGACGACCAACCAAAGAATATTCGGCTTTCGGCCTGTCTCCATCTTCAGCTTCGCAAGCTTCGTCGCAACAACGTCGTCCTGATCCGAACGTGGTATCGCCGGTTCGAAGTTGTCCGCGGTTCGCAAGGTGCGATCCAGATTGGGCTTTTGACCGAGTCCGACTGAAACCGGTCCCAACAATATCAATCCCAGCAACGTCGAAGTGGCGATCGGGTAAACAGTTCTCACGTGTTGGCTCTCAGGTTGGCGGATGCGGTCGAGATATGCTCGCGGATTTGAAAAGTTGCGATTGCCGATGACCGCTGTTCGACAACGAGGAATGAGCCGGCATGAGTTACCGATCTCATGGAACGAAGGTACAAACCGTGAACGATTCGCAGGGCTTGTTGGATCGATGTATCGCTGGAACGATTGCTTTATATCTTTCCAGAACCTGATTTACTACTTCTAGCCAAACACATTTGCTGCCGATGCGTCCGGTCGACAAAGTGATTCCGGCAAAGACATGCCATCCGAGGCAAATTCTAACTGTCACAGTGCCGAATCCCGCGGGATTGAATTTCTGTTTAATTTCGCAAAGTTTTCCCTAAGTCGTTTCGCCAACGATGTTTGCGACGGCACTTCCAACCGTTTGCTGTCTGAAATCGCAAAGTGGACGCACCGCGATCTCCTATAATCGGGATAAGCGGGAAACTTCCGATCGGTGCGTCGATTGCGCCCCTCGGTTTTGTCGACCGCCTGTCGGATGACGGGCGACTGCGAACTGCTTCGCATTCTCCGGCAACCGACGTCCTGCCGCCGTGAATCTAGTCTTTGCCCGCCGCAAGTAATCCAAACGACGAATTTTCGCGGGTGGGACTTCAAGCTTTTGCGCATTTGGGAGATTGCACATGGCCACCACAAACCGAACGGACATCGTTCAGCTTTATTCCGAGAGCTATTCGCAACACAAACAAGTCCGACTCTCTTTAAAGGAATATCTCGAAGCCGCCGGGAGCGATCCAAGCCTCTACGCATCCGCGTCGGAGCGGATGGTCAAGGCGATCGGCGAGCCCGAACTGATCGATACGTCCAACGACCCACGGCTGGGCCGGATCTTTATGAACCGGACCATCAAGTCTTATCCCACGTTCAAGAGCTTCTACGGATTGGAAGAGACGATCGAGCGGATCGTCGGTTTCTTCCGCCACGCCGCCCAAGGCCTAGAGGAGCGTAAGCAGATCCTTTATCTGTTAGGCCCCGTCGGTGGCGGCAAAAGTTCTTTGGCCGAAACGCTGAAACGGTTGATGGAAAAGCAACCTGTTTATGTGCTGTGCGCCGGCGACGAGATCAGCCCGATCTACGAGAGCCCGCTGGTTCTGTTCGATCCCGTCACGATGGGATCGGTGCTGGAAGAGGAATACGGCATCCCACGCCGCCGCTTGGCGGGTTACATGTCCCCCTGGGCGATCAAGCGGCTGGATGAATACGGCGGCGACATCTCCAAGTTTTCCGTCGTCCGCGTGACGCCGTCGGAGCAGCGTGGCTGCTGCGTGGCCAAGACTGAACCGGGCGATGAGAACAACCAGGATATCTCATCGCTTGTCGGTAAGGTCGACATTCGCAAGTTGGAATACTTTGGCCAGGACGACGCCGACGCCTACTCCTACACCGGCGGCCTTAACCGCACGACGCAGGGGCTGTTGGAATTTGTCGAGATGTTCAAAGCGCCGC from Rosistilla oblonga includes the following:
- a CDS encoding sulfatase-like hydrolase/transferase — translated: MIRTLFCAGFLSLLAAIQPNQLLSQSPPDDGSVLPFPPQEMKSVTKPRLQDSQMKWPEPAQRLPKDSPNILVVLVDDVGFGISETFGGEVHTPTLTKLANEGLRYNAFHTTSICSPTRAALLTGRNHTRVSSGTIAERAVAFDGYTGVIPKTAATFAEVLKQYGYHTSAFGKWHNTPATETTSIGPKDRWPNGYGFEYFYGFLAGETSQWEPRLVENYDAVEPPEDEGYHLTEDLTDKALAWLDDQQAFAPDKPFLMYWASGGVHGPHHIFPEWADKYKGKFNDGWDAYRERVHQRQLEMGIIPPGTKLTPRDPTMTAWEDIPEDQLAFQRRGMEIFAGFAEHTDAQVGRLVAGLEERGLRDNTLIFYIWGDNGSSAEGQEGSISELLAQNNIPNTVEQQIAALDKIGGLDALGSPKTDNMYHSGWAWAGSTPFKATKLVASHFGGTRNPMVVSWPKGIKPDTTIRDQFHHVVDIAPTIYEILGITPPRTVNGLDQIEIDGTSLAYTFTDGDAQTKKDVQFFDNNGSRAIYKDGWVACAFGPFIPWNTPASVPRVAKWDSASDEWELYNISEDFSEANNLAADQPQKLEELKKQFLALAEDNNDFPIGAGLWLRLHPEDRVKTAYKSWNFTANTKRMPEFAAPGIGRQSNKITIDLEVPEKANGVLYALGGAGGGVTVYLEDGHLVYLYNLFIIEQYEARSRQPLDAGKHQIEIETTIAGPGKSGTATLIVDGKQVGQVELARTVPAAFSASETFDVGTDLGSTVSLNYYDKRPFAFNGTINRFKVELK
- a CDS encoding arylsulfatase, with protein sequence MLGLILLGPVSVGLGQKPNLDRTLRTADNFEPAIPRSDQDDVVATKLAKLKMETGRKPNILWLVVDDMGYGDPGCYGGGAAVGAATPNIDRLAREGLKLTSCYSQQTCTPTRSAILTGRLPHRTGLTRPILAGDKLTKNPWADEVSLARLLSDAGYFTMLTGKWHVGEPEGMRPHDIGFDEYYGYYPAQKEISQRFDSRRFPDLVNDPERMRAFEAIAPDNHLTHGFKGGRTEKLAQVQSLEDMGRAEKVLADFTIEKIKELAKGDKPFFIEHCFMKVHCDNFPNPDLGSLSAAKYFYKEAVAEVDLHVGEIIKALDEAGVLENTFVFFTSDNGPQMDGWPDAGYTPFRGAKGTTFEGGVRVPGIAYWKGMIEPGRESDDLFDLMDLFGVALNVGGVKHDTLPTDRYYDFIDQTSFLLHDEGHSQREAVYFWWGTELMACRMREYKVHLKVALPESTHMHIDYATIQDVGLAPWLFNLYIDPKEQMPVGHRRNAFLATVLGKLKQHAATFKKYPPKDVGL